A region from the Vicia villosa cultivar HV-30 ecotype Madison, WI linkage group LG3, Vvil1.0, whole genome shotgun sequence genome encodes:
- the LOC131657902 gene encoding uncharacterized protein LOC131657902 gives MMNTVNVFSKSNGLIVNPLKCKLFCGSINDEAKEAVKQLTNFEQGQLPVKYLGVPLTNKRLTINHYLPLIEKRVERIRHWTSRLLSYAGRVQLIQSVAFAIAQYLLQCLPLPKFVLNKIDCICRTFLWTGNSVMDDMKSSTWSWVFLNIMKQRQYIPQLQQLWDKMVSNDKFSMKLVFECLVGSMAKVDWRYLMRHNPARPRAMIILWMLCHGRLSTKDRMCRFGFIQDNACSLCRENDETMPHLFFSCRITHTIWSHILKWIECHHTPCAWQDELKWVTATTRKKGWKARLLKLAFTETVYGIWHLRNSMIFDTLDRSNK, from the exons ATGATGAACACTGTTAATGTCTTCTCCAAGTCTAATGGCCTTATTGTAAATCCTTTGAAATGCAAATTGTTTTGTGGTAGTATTAATGATGAGGCAAAAGAAGCAGTCAAGCAACTCACTAATTTTGAACAAGGACAACTACCAGTGAAATACCTTGGTGTCCCTTTAACCAATAAAAGGCTGACCATCAATCACTATCTTCCCCTTATAGAGAAAAGGGTTGAGAGAATTCGCCACTGGACATCTAGACTCCTTAGCTATGCTGGAAGAGTGCAACTCATTCAAAGTGTGGCTTTTGCAATTGCTCAATATTTGCTCCAATGTCTCCCTCTTCCTAAATTTGTGCTAAACAAAATTGACTGTATTTGTAGAACCTTTTTGTGGACAG GTAATTCTGTTATGGATGACATGAAAAGCAGTACTTGGTCTTGGGTTTTCCTGAACATCATGAAGCAACGACAATATATCCCTCAACTTCAGCAGTTATGGGATAAGATGGTGAGTAATGACAAATTCTCTATGAAGTTAGTTTTTGAGTGTCTTGTGGGAAGCATGGCTAAGGTTGATTGGAGATACCTAATGAGACATAACCCTGCTAGGCCGCGGGCTATGATTATCCTCTGGATGCTATGTCATGGAAGATTGTCTACAAAGGATCGTATGTGCCGTTTTGGTTTCATTCAAGATAATGCTTGCAGTCTTTGTCGTGAGAATGATGAAACTATGCCTCATCTATTTTTTTCTTGTAGGATCACACACACTATATGGAGCCACATCTTAAAATGGATTGAATGTCACCATACTCCTTGTGCCTGGCAGGATGAATTGAAGTGGGTCACTGCTACTACTAGAAAAAAGGGATGGAAAGCTAGACTTCTGAAGTTAGCTTTTACTGAGACAGTTTATGGTATATGGCATCTAAGGAATTCCATGATTTTTGATACTTTAGATAGAAGTAACAAATAG